A stretch of the Acyrthosiphon pisum isolate AL4f chromosome A2, pea_aphid_22Mar2018_4r6ur, whole genome shotgun sequence genome encodes the following:
- the LOC100569736 gene encoding fatty acyl-CoA reductase wat-like: MSIADTFRNGTVFVTGSTGFLGKILTEKLLRSCDVKCIAILVRGKYGVPASERAANIFKQSIFDRLRFESPDFVTKIKTIDGHIDKQSLDISTDDCDWLIKNVNFVFHCAATVKFNETLDMATKINIQGTENVLELGAKMNYLKGFVYVSTAYSHCPRSEIKEEFYHVSISAKELKKIIELDEETRNVLKDWPNTYIFTKALSENMISTNENKLPISVFRPSIIGCTQSEPEPGWMDNVQGFVYLINSCMLGILRAIPMSLDKKADIVPIDYAANALISVMWDTVNRYQDDNEKKKKPKIYNYVSSFDSPVHWRMFLKYIYETYHQAPPFQSIWYLFCIFSDNCWFISIMRFFLHRIPAALVDLSLIIRGKNTKMLKMYKKQERIVDSLELFLTSEWKFDNSNTRKLWALLSQEDRKTFWFGFEEFDWKSYTQTMVYGIRKNILQEDLNNITRALSKNRKLFWLHQLCTFLIIYIVFQICWMFVL, encoded by the exons atgagtATAGCAGATACGTTTAGGAATGGGACTGTTTTCGTTACCGGAAGTACGGGGTTTCTAGGGAAAATACTCACGGAAAAACTATTAAGGTCTTGTGATGTGAAATGCATTGCGATTCTCGTTAGAGGTAAATATGGAGTACCTGCCAGTGAACGAGCTGcgaatatatttaaacaatca ATCTTTGACCGCCTTAGATTTGAAAGCCCTGACTTCGTCACCAAGATAAAAACAATTGATGGACATATAGATAAACAATCATTAGATATTTCAACAGATGATTGTGATTGGCTgataaaaaatgtgaatttcgTTTTTCATTGTGCTGCTACAGTCAAATTTAATGAAACTCTTGATATggcaacaaaaataaacatcCAAGGGACAGAAAATGTATTAGAACTAGGGGCGAAAATGAATTATCTTAag ggTTTTGTTTATGTATCAACCGCTTATTCTCACTGTCCGAGAAGTGAAATTAAAGAAGAATTCTATCACGTTTCAATATCAgccaaagaattaaaaaaaataattgaacttgATGAAGAAACACgcaa CGTTTTGAAAGATTGGcctaatacatacattttcacTAAAGCACTCTCAGAAAATATGATATCaacaaatgaaaacaaattgCCGATTTCAGTGTTTCGTCCTTCAATTA TAGGGTGCACACAATCTGAACCAGAACCAGGTTGGATGGATAATGTGCAAgggtttgtttatttaattaattcatgcATGCTCGGAATCTTAAGAGCAATTCCAATGTCATTGGATAAAAAAGCCGATATTGTCCCAATCGACTACG CTGCCAATGCATTAATTAGCGTAATGTGGGATACGGTAAACCG GTATCAAGATGATAACGAAAAAAAGAAGAAaccaaaaatttataattacgtgTCTAGTTTTGACAGCCCAGTACATTGGCGCATGTTCTTAAAGTACATTTATGAAACTTACCATCAGGCGCCTCCGTTCCAATCaatatggtatttattttgtatattttctgACAATTGTTGGTTCATCAGTattatgagattttttttacacCGTATACCGGCTGCGTTGGTAGATTTGTCGTTGATTATTCGTGGTAAAAATACAAA aatgttgaaaatgtataaaaaacaagAAAGAATTGTGGATTCGTTAGAATTGTTTTTGACGAGTGAATGGAAATTCGACAATAGTAATACTCGGAAATTATGGGCGCTATTAAGTCAAGAGGATCGCAAGACATTTTGGTTCGGTTTCGAAGAATTTGATTGGAAATCCTATACGCAAACTATGGTTTAtggaattagaaaaaatattctacaggaagatttaaataacataactaGAGCATTATCGAAAAAtcgaaa gttattcTGGTTGCATCAATTGTGCacttttcttattatttacattgtatttCAAATATGTTGGATGTTTGTGCTGTAA